The nucleotide window GTCCATGTCGGCACGCGTCATCTCGCGCGGCGTCTGCGATTCCCCCGGCAGGTAGGGCAATGGCGACGCCGACATCACCGGCCAGTTGCCCTGCGGCAGCGGATGGTCCATCGCTTCCCAGCCGAGCTGCGTCGAACCCTTGCGGCCCGAGTGGCCGATCTGCATGGCGATGCGCGCATCGCTGCTGGCATGCACGAAATCGACGATGCGCTTCCATGCATCGCGTTGTTCGTCGTTCCACAAGCCCGGGCAGCCCGGTGTGATGCGCGCATCGGGCGACACGCAGGTCATCTCCGCCACCACCATGCCGGCGCCGCCGAGCGCGCGCGCGCCCAGGTGGACCAGGTGGAAGTCGCCCGGCACGCCGTCGGTGCAGGAGTACATCGCCATCGGCGACACCACCACGCGGTTCTTCAGCGTGACGCCGCGCATGCGGAACGGCGTGAACATCGGCGGCAGCGGCTGGTGCGCCTGCAACTGCAGGCTGTCTGCCGGCACGCCGGCCTGCTGCGCCAGCCAGTGCTCGAACTGCGCGACATAGCCGGCATCGCGCACGCGCAGGTTCTCATGCGAGATCCGCTGCGAGCGCGTCAGCAGCGAGTAGGCGAACTGCTCCGGCGGCAGGCTGCCGGCATAGCGCTCGACGTTCTCGAACCACTCGGTCGAATTGCGCGCCGCGTTCTGGATCTTCAGCACTTCCACGCCGCGTGTCGCTTCATAACGCGACAGTGCGTCGGGCAGGCCGTCGTGGCCGCTACCGCGGATCTCTTCGGCCAGGTCGATCGCATCTTCGAGCGCCAGCTTGGTGCCCGAGCCGATCGAGAAATGCGCGGTATGCGCGGCGTCGCCCATCAGCACCACCGGCACGCGGCGGCCGTCGGGCAAGGTGTTCCAGTGCACCCATTGCCGGCAGATCACGCGCGGGAAGCGGATCCAGATTGCCGAGCCGCGCAGGTGCGCCGCATTGCTGATCAGCTTGTTGCCGTCGAGATAGCGCGCGAACAGTTTCTCGCAGTACGCGACGCCCTCTTCCTGGCTCATCTGCTCGATGCCGGCGGCGCGCCACACCGGTTCCGGGGCCTCGACGATAAAGGTCGACGTGTTGTCGTCGAAGCGGTAGGCATGCGCCTGGAACCAGCCGTGCTCGGTCTTTTCGAAGGCGAAGGTGAAGGCGTCGAACAGCTTGTGCGTGCCCAGCCAGACGAAGCGGCACTGGCGCGTGTCGATATCCGGCTGGAAGGTGTCGGCATAGCGCGCGCGGATGCGGCTGTTCAGGCCGTCGGAGGCGACCACCAGGTCGGCCTGGTATTGCATCGCCAGCGCCTGGTCGTCGCAGACATCGGTCTCGAACACCAGCCTGACCCCGAGCGCCTCGCAGCGCGCCTGCAGGATGTTCAGCAGGCGCTTGCGGCCGATGCCGATAAAGCCATGGCCGCCCGAGCGGATGGTGCGCCCGCCGATATGGATGTCGATATC belongs to Cupriavidus taiwanensis and includes:
- a CDS encoding bifunctional salicylyl-CoA 5-hydroxylase/oxidoreductase, with product MRVLCIGGGPAGLYFGLLMKLQDPANEVIVVERNRPYDTFGWGVVFSDATMDNLKQADPASASEINAAFNHWDDIDIHIGGRTIRSGGHGFIGIGRKRLLNILQARCEALGVRLVFETDVCDDQALAMQYQADLVVASDGLNSRIRARYADTFQPDIDTRQCRFVWLGTHKLFDAFTFAFEKTEHGWFQAHAYRFDDNTSTFIVEAPEPVWRAAGIEQMSQEEGVAYCEKLFARYLDGNKLISNAAHLRGSAIWIRFPRVICRQWVHWNTLPDGRRVPVVLMGDAAHTAHFSIGSGTKLALEDAIDLAEEIRGSGHDGLPDALSRYEATRGVEVLKIQNAARNSTEWFENVERYAGSLPPEQFAYSLLTRSQRISHENLRVRDAGYVAQFEHWLAQQAGVPADSLQLQAHQPLPPMFTPFRMRGVTLKNRVVVSPMAMYSCTDGVPGDFHLVHLGARALGGAGMVVAEMTCVSPDARITPGCPGLWNDEQRDAWKRIVDFVHASSDARIAMQIGHSGRKGSTQLGWEAMDHPLPQGNWPVMSASPLPYLPGESQTPREMTRADMDRVRDDFVASARRAAEAGFDWLELHCAHGYLLSSFISPLTNTRNDEYGGSLAARLRYPLEVFEAVRAVWPQDKPMSVRISAHDWVEGGITPDDAVEIARAFKAAGADMIDCSSGQVSPDQAPVYGRMYQTPFADRIRNEAGIATIAVGAIFEADHVDSIIAAGRADLCAIARPHLANPAWTLHEAARIGYRDIAWPRQYLAGKRQLETNLERAAAQEKQA